A portion of the uncultured Draconibacterium sp. genome contains these proteins:
- a CDS encoding LysM peptidoglycan-binding domain-containing protein, which produces MRYFILYIFSTLFFTNALAQKADTALTLDDLKLEYDTIGVNQLDVDDMLNNVFSEKMDSMMSSWDIQNRFSFGNPEVTTLDFPKNLPDSVYINRLKDIEQVVDLSYNNVVKNYIKMYTEKRRDLVEVMLGLSAYYFPIFEETLDKYDMPLEIKYLAIIESALNPTARSRVGANGLWQFMYGTARNMKLEITSFVDERRDPIKATDAAARYLTKLHDIYGNWHLAIAAYNCGPGNVNRAIRRSGGKRNYWEIYYRLPRETRGYVPAFIAATYTFEYYKEHNLVPRYPEIELSVDTVMVNDYLHFDQVSAKLHIEKEQLRALNPMYRRDVIPAKENKPYPLVLPNEVILDFVDLDTAIFAFERDKYFPDNTLMDPTTSNSSYFTPVDIKGKAKVVYTVKAGDNVGFISSWFHVRASDLRYWNNIRRDMIRVGQKLAVYVPEKDKEKYEQVTSMSFAEKQASIGKTSTSTTTRETKPLDPNYEYYTVRKGDTLWDIAQKYAGISADEIMRLNELKNDRGLYIGQKLKIKRKG; this is translated from the coding sequence ATGAGATACTTTATCCTTTATATATTTTCGACTTTATTTTTTACGAATGCACTGGCGCAGAAAGCTGACACAGCTCTGACACTAGACGACTTAAAATTGGAGTATGACACAATTGGCGTTAACCAATTGGATGTTGATGACATGCTGAACAATGTCTTCTCGGAAAAGATGGACAGCATGATGAGCTCGTGGGATATTCAGAACCGTTTTAGCTTTGGTAATCCGGAGGTAACCACACTTGATTTTCCCAAAAACCTGCCCGATTCGGTCTACATCAACCGCTTAAAAGATATTGAGCAGGTAGTTGATTTATCGTATAATAATGTGGTAAAAAACTACATAAAAATGTATACCGAAAAGCGTCGCGACCTGGTTGAGGTGATGCTTGGTTTATCGGCCTACTACTTCCCTATTTTTGAGGAGACGCTGGATAAATACGACATGCCACTGGAAATAAAATACCTGGCTATTATTGAGTCGGCTCTAAATCCAACAGCACGCTCGCGGGTTGGTGCAAATGGTTTATGGCAGTTTATGTACGGCACCGCCCGAAACATGAAATTAGAGATTACATCGTTTGTTGACGAGCGTCGCGACCCGATAAAAGCCACCGATGCTGCTGCACGCTACCTTACCAAACTTCATGATATTTACGGCAACTGGCATTTGGCTATTGCAGCCTACAACTGTGGCCCCGGAAACGTAAACCGTGCCATCCGCCGCTCGGGTGGAAAAAGAAATTACTGGGAGATTTACTACCGCCTGCCACGCGAAACCAGAGGTTATGTTCCGGCTTTTATAGCAGCAACTTATACCTTTGAATATTATAAGGAGCACAACCTTGTTCCACGCTACCCCGAGATTGAACTTTCGGTTGACACTGTGATGGTGAACGACTACCTGCATTTCGACCAGGTAAGTGCAAAACTACATATCGAAAAAGAACAGCTGCGGGCACTTAATCCCATGTACAGGCGCGATGTTATTCCGGCAAAAGAGAACAAACCTTATCCACTGGTGTTGCCCAACGAGGTGATTCTTGATTTTGTAGATCTTGATACCGCAATTTTTGCTTTCGAACGCGATAAATATTTCCCCGATAATACGTTGATGGATCCGACAACCAGCAACAGCAGCTATTTTACTCCTGTTGATATTAAAGGAAAAGCAAAGGTTGTTTATACCGTTAAAGCCGGAGATAATGTTGGTTTTATCTCTTCGTGGTTTCATGTACGTGCTTCCGATTTACGGTACTGGAACAATATTCGCCGCGATATGATTCGTGTAGGCCAGAAACTTGCTGTTTACGTGCCGGAAAAAGACAAGGAAAAGTACGAACAAGTTACGTCCATGAGTTTTGCAGAAAAACAGGCATCGATTGGAAAAACATCGACTTCAACAACAACGCGCGAAACAAAGCCGCTCGATCCAAATTACGAATATTACACCGTACGCAAAGGCGATACTTTGTGGGATATTGCCCAGAAATACGCAGGAATTTCGGCTGATGAAATTATGCGATTAAACGAGTTGAAAAACGACCGTGGTTTATATATCGGGCAGAAATTAAAAATTAAAAGAAAAGGATAA
- a CDS encoding DUF5683 domain-containing protein → MIKRGFFSKILLLSLPLFFSINLLGQTAAQDSAFIAKANEEPKVEHSPKKATLYSTFLPGLGQAYNKKYWKIPLIYAGFGTIGYFIHWNNDNYNIMRQAYLDLTDGDGPYGIEDPTNSYMKLEAAQLRDLNNPTYYNNFKTGLDKQQSYYRRNRDLLIISIIGFYGLNIIDASVDAHLYDFDISEDLTFNWQPTMQYENFQYVYGVSCTFTF, encoded by the coding sequence GTGATTAAACGCGGTTTTTTCTCAAAAATATTGCTTCTTAGCCTGCCATTGTTTTTCAGCATTAATTTGTTGGGGCAAACTGCTGCACAGGATTCCGCTTTTATTGCCAAGGCAAACGAAGAGCCAAAGGTTGAGCATTCGCCGAAAAAAGCCACTTTATATTCAACATTTTTACCGGGACTTGGACAGGCTTACAACAAAAAATACTGGAAGATTCCGTTAATTTATGCAGGTTTCGGAACAATCGGTTATTTTATTCATTGGAATAACGACAATTATAATATTATGCGTCAGGCCTACCTCGATTTAACTGACGGTGACGGTCCGTACGGAATAGAGGATCCAACAAATTCATACATGAAATTGGAGGCAGCACAATTAAGAGACTTAAATAATCCAACTTATTACAACAACTTCAAAACCGGACTCGACAAACAACAAAGTTATTACCGACGCAACCGCGACCTGCTAATTATCAGTATTATTGGTTTTTACGGACTAAATATTATCGATGCCAGTGTTGATGCGCACCTCTATGATTTTGATATTAGCGAAGACCTGACATTTAACTGGCAGCCTACAATGCAATACGAGAATTTTCAGTACGTTTATGGAGTAAGTTGTACCTTTACTTTTTAA